The Peribacillus sp. FSL P2-0133 genome has a segment encoding these proteins:
- the hpaI gene encoding 2,4-dihydroxyhept-2-ene-1,7-dioic acid aldolase: MYEEIKSRLRGSIAPVITPFDEKMEVDVKAIENLVNWHIESGSHGISVCGTTGEPSSLTIEERELVMETAIKAAKARVPVAPGTGSANQKETLHLTKRAQEMGADAALVIVPYYNKPNQQALYNHFKTVADSVDIPLIVYNIPGRTATNLEVKTLARLAEDCKNIIGVKESNKDFEHVNRVLLNCGRDFLLYSGIELLCYPMLAIGGAGHISATANITPKEVAEIYNLWVEGDVDKALDLHYKLMPLNDVLFKETNPGPLKAAMGMMGKINPALRPPMGPPSEPLEKELRETLQSYGLIDQIIQS, encoded by the coding sequence ATGTACGAGGAAATCAAAAGTCGTTTAAGAGGATCCATCGCTCCCGTTATCACTCCGTTTGATGAAAAGATGGAAGTTGATGTAAAGGCAATTGAAAATCTAGTAAACTGGCACATTGAAAGCGGTTCCCATGGAATCTCGGTATGCGGTACTACCGGCGAGCCGAGTTCACTTACGATTGAGGAACGGGAATTAGTGATGGAAACGGCTATTAAAGCAGCAAAAGCCCGTGTTCCAGTTGCACCAGGTACTGGATCTGCCAATCAGAAAGAAACGTTGCATTTGACAAAAAGGGCACAGGAAATGGGCGCGGATGCTGCTTTAGTCATCGTTCCTTATTACAATAAACCGAATCAACAGGCACTTTACAATCATTTTAAAACGGTAGCCGATTCTGTTGATATCCCGCTTATCGTTTATAACATTCCCGGAAGAACGGCGACGAATTTAGAAGTGAAGACATTGGCACGTCTTGCTGAAGATTGTAAAAATATTATTGGTGTAAAGGAATCTAATAAAGATTTCGAACATGTGAACCGTGTCTTATTGAATTGCGGAAGGGATTTTCTCTTATATTCGGGCATCGAATTATTATGCTATCCAATGTTGGCTATTGGAGGGGCAGGACATATAAGTGCTACTGCAAATATCACTCCTAAAGAAGTTGCGGAAATTTATAACCTTTGGGTGGAGGGTGATGTGGATAAGGCACTTGACCTCCATTACAAATTAATGCCATTGAATGATGTCTTGTTTAAAGAAACCAATCCAGGACCATTAAAAGCTGCGATGGGGATGATGGGGAAAATCAATCCTGCATTAAGGCCGCCTATGGGACCGCCTTCGGAACCATTGGAAAAAGAACTGCGTGAAACCCTTCAATCATACGGGTTGATTGACCAAATAATCCAGTCATAA
- the panD gene encoding aspartate 1-decarboxylase, translated as MFRTMMNGKIHRARVTEANLNYVGSITIDENIIDAVGILPNEKVAIVNNNNGARLETYVIAGERGSGVVCLNGAAARLVQPDDIVIIISYVMVSEDKLGEHKPKVAIMDENNKIIDLISNEPAATIM; from the coding sequence ATGTTTCGAACGATGATGAATGGAAAAATTCACCGTGCACGGGTAACTGAAGCTAATTTGAATTATGTAGGCAGCATTACGATTGATGAAAACATAATTGATGCGGTGGGTATTCTGCCTAACGAAAAAGTCGCCATCGTGAATAATAATAATGGTGCACGACTTGAAACGTATGTGATTGCGGGTGAACGGGGTAGCGGTGTAGTGTGTTTGAATGGAGCGGCAGCTAGACTGGTGCAGCCGGATGATATCGTGATAATCATTTCTTATGTAATGGTTTCAGAGGATAAATTGGGAGAGCACAAACCAAAAGTTGCGATCATGGATGAAAACAACAAAATCATTGATTTGATTTCAAACGAACCTGCAGCTACAATCATGTAA
- the dinG gene encoding ATP-dependent DNA helicase DinG, with translation MMQRYVVVDLETTGNSPKKGDRIIQFAGVVIENDQIVDEYSTFIHPGQEISLFIEELTGISNETVKNAPDFEDVAENIARLIEGACFVAHNVLFDLSFLQEELVRCGFEPFYGSTLDTVELAKILKPTSDGYKLHQLAKEENLDHSRPHQADSDAYATALLLLELKKKLMNLPVMTLKQLYRLSYSLQSEVSELIDACIASKLAKAEVHSPDLITYRGLAFKKAEDEGNHKDTESKFPLDDEEKIAMLQSAFPAFESRSGQLDMMNMIHHSFESSQDAIIEAGTGIGKSIGYLLPAVYFAKKHHKPVVVSTYTLQLQDQLLQNEVPKLKKILPFTFQAVLLKGRSNYLSLAKFERALREKEDNYETALTKMQILVWLTETVTGDKDELNLTSGGQLFWNRLQSDGLTYAGLKQPWLELDFFERAKRTAAKADIIITNHSFLMTDLLTEDALIPKKGYLILDEAHHLEQAASKQLGSRLNYISVKTVLNRLGTSDQKQLLYKLDRMLLNNGLTDGKSTHELDQKLSDFSYEFEQLFYYISNQAEKLSRSMSPKRLSFKIDDGRWGKAILVAERLVDLLGYIITQLEKRLALLLNNESPLGKNSLFHLNDIEVLLGNLQDTRDSLHEFFIKPHEENIYWLDYTNAAPQHGVTLTVQPIAGSKRLWDSYFGRQKSVVMTSATLVVKDSFKYFKEQLGLENEPMQTASLPSPFPYKELVKVLVPNDLPDINCLSVEEFSETAANHIIAAAQAAKGRMMVLFTSHEMLRATYHSIKDSGVLDEFTLFAQGISGGSRMRLLRNFQNFEKAVLFGTTSLWEGVDIPGEDLSCLIIVRLPFSPPDEPVTAAKCQLLEKQGRNPFSAYSLPEALLRFRQGFGRLIRTPKDKGILVILDRRIITAKYGPEFQKAIPEVDWHQASITEMAEMIEEWI, from the coding sequence ATGATGCAACGATATGTAGTGGTTGATTTGGAAACAACAGGGAATTCTCCGAAAAAAGGAGATAGGATTATACAATTTGCTGGCGTGGTCATCGAAAACGACCAAATTGTGGATGAATACTCGACATTCATCCACCCTGGACAGGAAATTTCCTTGTTTATTGAAGAATTGACCGGAATAAGCAACGAGACGGTAAAAAATGCACCTGACTTTGAAGATGTTGCAGAAAATATTGCTCGGCTTATAGAAGGGGCTTGTTTTGTTGCCCATAATGTTTTATTTGATTTATCTTTTTTACAGGAAGAACTAGTACGATGCGGGTTTGAGCCGTTTTATGGTTCCACCCTTGATACAGTAGAGTTAGCGAAAATATTAAAACCAACATCCGATGGATATAAGCTGCACCAGCTGGCTAAAGAAGAAAACCTGGATCATTCCAGGCCCCATCAAGCGGATAGTGATGCATATGCCACCGCTTTATTATTGTTGGAATTGAAAAAAAAGCTGATGAACCTTCCAGTCATGACACTTAAACAGTTATATCGATTATCTTATTCCTTACAAAGTGAGGTTTCCGAATTAATAGATGCTTGCATTGCAAGCAAACTTGCTAAAGCAGAAGTCCATTCACCTGATCTTATTACTTATAGGGGCCTTGCATTTAAAAAGGCCGAAGACGAAGGTAATCATAAAGACACGGAATCGAAATTCCCGCTCGATGATGAGGAAAAAATAGCCATGCTTCAAAGTGCATTCCCTGCCTTTGAATCAAGAAGCGGACAACTTGATATGATGAACATGATTCACCATTCCTTCGAATCCAGCCAGGATGCAATCATTGAAGCTGGGACAGGTATTGGAAAATCCATAGGCTATTTGCTTCCGGCTGTTTATTTTGCAAAAAAACATCATAAACCTGTCGTCGTTTCGACGTATACGCTTCAGCTACAGGATCAACTTCTTCAAAACGAGGTTCCTAAGCTTAAGAAAATCCTTCCCTTTACATTTCAAGCTGTTTTACTTAAGGGGAGAAGTAATTATTTGAGCTTGGCAAAGTTCGAAAGGGCATTGCGTGAAAAGGAAGATAATTATGAAACGGCATTAACGAAAATGCAGATATTGGTTTGGCTCACTGAAACCGTAACAGGCGATAAAGATGAATTGAATCTCACTAGCGGCGGTCAGTTATTTTGGAATAGGCTTCAAAGTGATGGTCTTACATACGCCGGTTTAAAGCAGCCCTGGCTTGAATTGGATTTTTTTGAACGGGCAAAAAGAACAGCTGCCAAGGCGGATATCATCATTACTAACCATTCGTTTTTAATGACTGATCTGCTTACAGAAGACGCCTTGATTCCAAAAAAAGGGTATTTGATTCTCGATGAAGCACACCATTTGGAACAGGCTGCATCTAAACAGCTTGGGAGCAGGCTTAATTACATTTCGGTGAAGACGGTTTTAAACAGACTAGGGACATCAGATCAAAAGCAATTATTATATAAATTGGACAGGATGCTCTTAAATAATGGACTGACGGATGGGAAGTCTACGCATGAATTAGATCAAAAGCTTAGTGATTTTTCGTATGAATTCGAACAGCTTTTTTATTATATCTCCAATCAGGCGGAAAAACTTTCACGTTCTATGAGTCCGAAACGGCTTTCATTCAAAATAGATGATGGAAGATGGGGTAAAGCGATTCTGGTCGCTGAGCGATTGGTGGATTTATTAGGATACATCATCACGCAGTTAGAAAAAAGATTGGCCCTTTTATTGAATAATGAGTCCCCCTTAGGAAAAAATTCATTATTTCACTTGAATGATATCGAGGTGCTGCTTGGAAATTTACAGGATACCAGGGACTCCTTGCATGAATTTTTCATCAAGCCGCATGAAGAAAATATTTATTGGCTTGATTATACGAATGCAGCACCCCAGCATGGGGTGACTTTGACGGTTCAGCCGATTGCAGGAAGTAAACGGCTATGGGATTCCTATTTCGGGCGCCAAAAGAGTGTGGTCATGACATCGGCAACCCTCGTGGTGAAGGATTCTTTTAAGTATTTTAAAGAACAACTCGGTTTAGAGAATGAGCCAATGCAGACAGCAAGTTTACCTTCACCCTTTCCATATAAGGAACTCGTAAAGGTACTGGTTCCAAATGATCTACCAGATATCAATTGCTTATCGGTGGAGGAATTCTCCGAAACAGCGGCAAATCATATTATTGCTGCCGCTCAGGCAGCGAAAGGGAGAATGATGGTATTATTCACCTCGCATGAAATGCTGCGGGCAACCTATCATTCCATCAAAGACAGTGGCGTACTGGATGAGTTCACGCTGTTTGCCCAGGGGATTTCTGGCGGAAGCCGGATGAGGCTGCTCAGGAATTTCCAAAACTTCGAGAAAGCCGTCCTGTTTGGGACAACCAGCCTATGGGAAGGCGTCGATATCCCCGGCGAGGATTTATCTTGTTTAATCATTGTCAGGCTTCCTTTTTCGCCACCGGATGAACCAGTGACAGCTGCAAAATGCCAACTTCTCGAGAAGCAAGGGCGTAATCCTTTCTCTGCGTATTCATTACCTGAAGCCCTATTAAGGTTCCGGCAAGGTTTCGGCAGGCTTATACGCACTCCAAAAGATAAAGGGATTTTGGTAATTCTTGATCGCCGCATCATCACTGCCAAATATGGACCTGAATTTCAAAAGGCCATTCCGGAAGTGGACTGGCACCAAGCCTCAATAACAGAAATGGCTGAAATGATAGAAGAGTGGATTTAA
- a CDS encoding DUF5590 domain-containing protein: MKKWLIIASILVLCFIGFVSGAYIKALQPKKEAGNEAFKKAKEEGGLVTMEEFYLYNGQDSYSVIIGKGEKGTKKIVWLPEDKKKEIVVENYKDGKSKQEILNIVKEKLNPQKIISVKLGMEKNVPLWEVTYLDESERFNYDYYDFKTGEWLKYYRSI, translated from the coding sequence TTGAAAAAATGGTTGATTATTGCTTCTATCCTGGTCCTTTGTTTTATCGGATTTGTCAGCGGGGCATATATTAAAGCGTTGCAGCCTAAAAAAGAGGCTGGTAATGAAGCTTTCAAAAAGGCAAAGGAAGAGGGCGGCCTTGTGACCATGGAAGAATTTTACCTTTATAATGGGCAGGATTCATACTCTGTAATCATTGGTAAGGGAGAAAAAGGGACTAAAAAAATAGTCTGGCTTCCTGAGGACAAGAAGAAAGAAATAGTAGTGGAAAACTATAAAGATGGTAAATCAAAACAAGAAATCTTAAACATTGTCAAAGAAAAGCTTAATCCCCAAAAAATCATTTCGGTTAAGCTAGGCATGGAAAAGAACGTTCCGCTTTGGGAAGTAACGTATCTTGATGAATCCGAGCGTTTTAACTATGACTATTATGATTTTAAAACTGGGGAATGGTTGAAGTATTATCGAAGCATTTAG
- a CDS encoding GntR family transcriptional regulator: MEEKNKNPSKKQIAYEHLIKLILDGTYGSGQRIIIDQTAKELSLSPIPVREAIRQLESDGLIQYKPYSGAVVTSINESEYIETLSVLSLLEGYAAALSSLTMNDHDFENLINLNKEMEKALHNFELELFGKLNECFHAEIYEKCGNSFLKEEIKQAQQRMNRVRKSMFTMVPQRAVQSIREHESIIKLLKEKASFEEIESLVRKHKLNAISTFKQRAETKHDQAL, from the coding sequence ATGGAAGAGAAAAACAAAAACCCCAGCAAAAAGCAAATAGCTTATGAGCACCTTATTAAATTAATTTTGGATGGAACATATGGTTCTGGACAGCGGATCATTATCGATCAAACGGCAAAAGAACTTAGTTTAAGTCCGATTCCTGTCAGGGAAGCGATCAGACAACTGGAATCTGATGGCCTTATTCAATATAAGCCTTATAGTGGAGCGGTGGTTACAAGCATTAATGAGAGCGAATACATTGAAACTCTTTCTGTTTTATCTTTGCTTGAAGGATATGCTGCTGCCTTAAGTTCTTTAACTATGAATGATCATGATTTTGAAAATCTAATTAATTTAAACAAAGAAATGGAAAAAGCCCTCCATAACTTTGAATTAGAGCTGTTTGGTAAGTTAAACGAATGTTTCCATGCGGAAATTTATGAAAAGTGCGGAAATTCCTTTTTAAAGGAAGAAATTAAACAGGCGCAACAAAGAATGAATAGGGTCAGAAAGTCCATGTTCACCATGGTTCCGCAACGCGCAGTCCAATCGATTCGCGAACATGAAAGCATCATAAAGCTTCTAAAGGAAAAAGCATCTTTTGAAGAAATTGAATCATTGGTGAGAAAGCATAAACTGAATGCCATCAGCACATTCAAGCAGAGGGCGGAAACTAAACACGATCAGGCACTTTGA
- a CDS encoding pyridoxal phosphate-dependent aminotransferase translates to MKLANRVQSLTPSTTLAITAKAKELKAQGLDIIGLGAGEPDYNTPKHIIDAALLSMNEGQTKYTPSAGLPKLKEAIAAKLKRDQGLDYKPSEIVVGSGAKHALYTLFQAILDEEDEVIVPIPYWVSYPEQIKLADGKPVYVVGTEENQYKITKEQLEQAITEKTKAVIINSPSNPTGMLYSKEELAAIGEVCLAHDILIVSDEIYEKLVYGNAKHTSIAEISPELKKQTIIINGVSKSHSMTGWRIGYAAGDESIIKAMTNLASHSTSNPTTTAQYGAIAAYEGTQEPVEEMRQSFEGRLNKIYDKLVEIPGISCIKPQGAFYLFPNVKRAVELTGYSNVEEFTTALLEEAQVAVIPGSGFGAPDNIRLSYATSLELLEAAVERIHSFVKSKMA, encoded by the coding sequence ATGAAATTAGCGAACCGCGTTCAGTCATTAACGCCATCAACAACATTGGCCATCACGGCAAAAGCAAAGGAACTTAAGGCCCAAGGTCTAGATATAATTGGTTTGGGTGCTGGTGAACCAGACTATAATACGCCCAAACATATTATAGATGCAGCACTTCTTTCCATGAATGAAGGTCAAACTAAATACACGCCATCCGCTGGTCTGCCGAAGCTAAAAGAAGCAATTGCGGCTAAATTGAAGCGTGATCAAGGCTTGGATTACAAACCGTCTGAAATTGTAGTTGGCTCAGGTGCAAAGCACGCGCTTTACACATTGTTTCAAGCTATCCTGGATGAAGAAGATGAAGTCATTGTTCCGATACCATATTGGGTTAGCTATCCTGAGCAAATCAAGCTTGCTGACGGTAAACCAGTTTATGTAGTCGGTACGGAAGAAAATCAATATAAAATCACTAAAGAACAATTAGAACAAGCAATTACCGAAAAAACGAAAGCGGTTATCATCAACTCTCCAAGCAATCCAACGGGCATGCTTTATTCCAAGGAAGAATTGGCAGCTATCGGGGAAGTTTGCCTGGCTCATGATATCCTGATCGTTTCCGACGAAATTTACGAAAAATTGGTTTATGGAAATGCTAAACATACATCCATTGCAGAGATTTCACCTGAATTGAAAAAGCAAACGATCATCATCAATGGTGTTTCTAAATCGCATTCGATGACTGGCTGGAGAATTGGTTATGCAGCCGGTGATGAGTCCATCATTAAAGCAATGACGAACCTTGCAAGCCATAGCACATCCAATCCTACCACAACTGCTCAATATGGTGCGATTGCCGCTTATGAAGGCACACAGGAGCCTGTTGAAGAAATGCGTCAGTCATTTGAAGGCCGTTTGAATAAGATATATGATAAATTGGTTGAAATTCCAGGGATCAGCTGCATTAAACCACAAGGGGCATTTTATTTATTCCCGAACGTTAAACGTGCAGTTGAATTAACAGGGTACAGCAATGTCGAGGAATTTACGACTGCGTTGCTGGAAGAAGCTCAAGTGGCTGTAATTCCAGGTTCAGGGTTTGGTGCACCCGATAACATCAGACTCTCTTATGCAACTTCATTGGAGCTGCTGGAAGCAGCAGTTGAAAGAATACATTCATTCGTTAAATCAAAAATGGCATAA
- a CDS encoding YpmA family protein, whose product MESKIEVISTVRLQHSPDLYKIVDSLNRTLKKDDLMFGLALDSQDQEKAIFTIYRT is encoded by the coding sequence ATGGAAAGTAAAATCGAAGTAATTTCAACAGTCAGGTTGCAACATTCTCCTGATCTGTATAAAATTGTGGATTCTTTGAATCGAACATTGAAAAAAGATGACTTAATGTTCGGCCTGGCACTGGATTCCCAAGATCAAGAAAAAGCGATATTTACAATTTATCGTACATAG